The Erigeron canadensis isolate Cc75 chromosome 4, C_canadensis_v1, whole genome shotgun sequence genome window below encodes:
- the LOC122597347 gene encoding F-box/FBD/LRR-repeat protein At1g13570-like: protein MEVVRRCKALKVSPQEGEDVISRMPEDVITNIMDRLPLRDAVATSILSTSWRFNWTLLTQLIFDFKFFNTLHGRKIHFDETNIIRILFHLKGGVTNFVLYMNIGINVDVEDVHHWVMFLSRIRGFKELILLNWHQTPVKLPTHLFFWPELKHLKLSNCVLSPPYFSGFPKLLSLELFDVRFQDHEYVELNGKCPLLETLTILNIKIMAGVKWVEIAKLKNVKRLGLSLALLDNVTMVRLSTVFQHLSFLPKLQELYLFLGKFQVI, encoded by the coding sequence ATGGAAGTGGTTCGTCGCTGCAAAGCATTGAAAGTTTCACCACAAGAAGGAGAAGATGTTATTAGCAGGATGCCAGAGGATGTGATCACTAATATTATGGATCGTTTGCCGTTAAGAGATGCTGTGGCGACTAGTATTTTGTCAACAAGTTGGAGATTTAACTGGACGCTTCTCACTCAACTCATCTTTGATTTCAAGTTCTTCAATACTTTACATGGACGAAAAATTCACTTTGATGAAACTAATATAATTAGAATTCTATTTCATCTTAAAGGCGGAGTTACAAACTTTGTCCTTTATATGAACATTGGCATCAATGTAGATGTTGAGGATGTTCATCATTGGGTTATGTTCCTCTCTAGAATACGAGGATTTAAGGAACTCATTTTACTAAATTGGCATCAAACACCGGTTAAGTTGCCTACCCATCTTTTCTTTTGGCCAGAGTTAAAACATTTGAAGCTAAGTAACTGTGTTTTGTCTCCACCTTATTTTTCCGGTTTTCCAAAGCTGTTGAGCTTAGAATTGTTTGATGTAAGATTTCAAGACCACGAATATGTGGAATTAAATGGTAAGTGTCCCTTACTTGAGACTCTGACaattttaaatatcaaaattatgGCGGGAGtgaaatgggttgaaattgcaaaactaaaaaatgtcaAGAGGTTAGGTTTGTCATTGGCTTTGCTTGACAATGTAACCATGGTCAGACTTTCCACTGTCTTCCAGCATCTGTCCTTTCTTCCAAAACTTCAGGAGCTTTATTTATTTCTTGGGAAATTCCAGGTAATATAA
- the LOC122594976 gene encoding uncharacterized protein LOC122594976, protein MDFSSDPMLSCAFGILFGCTNLQTLRIRAIYKNDVPPPAIFSREVDCSTMRQLQLQNVKLEAIKGLDNEVCLIKYMLACSPVLKSLVVVCNSSIGSNEKDMFARKLLKLHRASPIAEIIF, encoded by the exons ATGGATTTTAGTAGTGATCCCATGTTATCATGTGCATTTGGGATTCTTTTTGGCTGCACAAATTTGCAGACCCTTCGTATCAGA GCTATATACAAGAATGATGTCCCACCACCTGCCATATTTTCTCGAGAGGTAGACTGCAGTACAATGAGGCAGCTGCAGCTTCAGAATGTTAAGTTAGAAGCAATAAAAGGTTTGGATAATGAAGTATGTTTGATTAAGTATATGCTGGCGTGTTCCCCCGTGCTAAAGAGCCTTGTTGTTGTGTGCAACTCATCCATAGGGAGCAATGAGAAGGATATGTTTGCTCGCAAGTTGCTGAAGCTCCATCGAGCGTCCCCTATAGCAGAGATCATCTTCTAG